The genomic window CAGCTGCTCGCGCGGCAGGCGCTTGAGGGAGGCATCCATGGGGTTGCCGCGGATGATCTCGAAGTAATGGCCGTCGCTGTCGCTCTCACGCATCATCTTCAGGCCAAGCTCGACCAGCTCGCGATAATTTTCCGAGGTCACGCAGGTGACCACGTTGCGGCGCAGTCGCCGGACGCCGTGCCATTTTTGCGCCGCGAAGTCCATGGTGGCGAGTGTCTTCTGAAAATTATTGGGCACGCCGCGAATGGCATCGTGGGTGTTGGCGAGGCCATCGAGCGAGAAATTCAGGTCGATCACCAGTTCGGGGCAGCGCTCGAGCAAGGCAGAGATGACGGTATCAACCTTGGCCGGCAGCAGGCCGTTGGTCGGCAGGTTGACGTGCCGCACGCCGTTGTTGACGTAGAACAGCTCGATGATCTCCGCCAGTTCCTTGCGCATGAAAGGCTCGCCGCCGGAAATCCAGAGCTTGTGAAACTTGGGCGCGGTGCGGCTGAGGGTTTCCAACTGCGTGAAGGTCAGATCGCGTCCCTGGTTGAGTTCGTCCCAGTAAAAGCAAGTGCGGCAAAGCGAGTTGCAGGTCGAGGTGACAAAGAGAAACACCGATTCCAACCCGGCGGGACGGAATACGGTCTTGGCGTAATGAAAGTAGGAGAACCCCACGGAAGCATTATAGGGGCTAGGGGCCAGGAGTCACTGCCGGCCCGGAATCTGGCTCAGGGCTTTTCCCAACACGTCGATGGCGAGATGGCTGGCGTGCAACGACGCGGTGGGCAGTCCTCCCAGCTTCAGGACCAACTGGATGCGGCGCACGGCGCGCGCCTGGCTCAGCGTGAGGCCGGAAATCATCTCCGTTAATGCCGACCCGCAGGCGATCGCGGGGA from Terriglobales bacterium includes these protein-coding regions:
- a CDS encoding radical SAM protein, with protein sequence MGFSYFHYAKTVFRPAGLESVFLFVTSTCNSLCRTCFYWDELNQGRDLTFTQLETLSRTAPKFHKLWISGGEPFMRKELAEIIELFYVNNGVRHVNLPTNGLLPAKVDTVISALLERCPELVIDLNFSLDGLANTHDAIRGVPNNFQKTLATMDFAAQKWHGVRRLRRNVVTCVTSENYRELVELGLKMMRESDSDGHYFEIIRGNPMDASLKRLPREQLVALHRKLMWFHERYADRLFAHLPAVPRALARAYYLGNIKFHFDIHQQNHYSNKAWPMACTAGQSTVVIDHDGHFRACELRPKLGRLQDFDFNLSAALGSSQMQEEVKAIPGAKCWCTHSCWIHSSSKFSPQVLLFHIPWAYLKSRWERLPQTEVAEMEQFLVSDAPLSVGSS